The following are encoded together in the Arcticibacterium luteifluviistationis genome:
- a CDS encoding M1 family aminopeptidase has protein sequence MKRLCFLFLLIITHLSYAQNYFDESVSCFDSKIRISDEKLSRLKVAYPGDGNIDVKYYFLDINLEPSTMYLKGSVQIDFLPLVENLSEVSLDLDDAYTVDSVIYEGEGLDFIKESSQIKISFPTFIALNAAPVSLKVYYQGTTPDTNLRDNYGLAYTTHGNNEPVVWTLSEPYDAPLWWPCVDNPADKADSCDVWLTLPSFYTSVSQGTLVDLIENNDGTNTAKWKHRYPIAHYLISIAASNYVLLERSFTYGETAKMPVLDYVYPEIANDSRLAPFLDETLEMLSVFSDAFGEYPFIKEKYGHAMFGFGGGMEHQTISSMGTFTSSLIAHELAHQWFGDKVTCKTWRDIWINEAFAEFGSYYFVEKSEGKAAYNSEVSLAMNGSKFVKGTVAIENTNSVNEIFNFSKTYQKGSVVVHMLRGVLGDDVFFKTLKEFQNTEFSYGNASIEDFKAVAERVSSEDLTYFFDEWLFGTGYPRYVFGWEQAENNTAMISISHTGTEDTETFAMPIELKLNFKDGSNRIEKFFVDTNLMILSLDKLEGELSSIDFDPNNLILKDLSQGAFVSALSTQEQINFSLYPNPTEELLRFSTSGESGYSFEIHNTNGKRMGAGQTDVPLNVKYLPSGRYFIRFKNDKNNVFVKSFIKN, from the coding sequence ATGAAAAGGTTATGTTTTCTGTTTTTATTAATAATTACCCATTTGTCTTATGCTCAAAACTACTTTGATGAAAGTGTAAGTTGTTTTGATTCTAAAATCAGAATTTCTGATGAAAAGCTTTCAAGGCTCAAAGTGGCCTATCCTGGTGATGGGAATATTGACGTTAAATACTATTTCTTAGATATTAATTTAGAACCAAGTACAATGTACTTAAAGGGTTCTGTTCAGATAGATTTTCTGCCACTTGTTGAAAATCTGTCTGAAGTAAGCTTAGATTTGGATGACGCCTATACGGTAGATTCCGTCATTTATGAAGGGGAAGGTTTAGATTTCATTAAAGAATCTTCTCAAATAAAAATTAGCTTCCCCACTTTCATAGCCTTAAATGCTGCTCCAGTATCCTTAAAGGTTTATTATCAAGGAACCACGCCGGATACAAATCTTAGAGATAATTATGGGTTGGCTTATACCACACACGGTAATAATGAACCTGTGGTTTGGACTTTAAGCGAACCTTATGATGCCCCATTATGGTGGCCCTGTGTTGATAATCCAGCTGATAAAGCCGATTCTTGTGACGTATGGCTTACATTACCTAGTTTCTATACCTCCGTTTCGCAAGGAACTTTGGTAGACTTAATTGAAAATAATGATGGCACTAATACGGCTAAATGGAAACACAGATATCCTATTGCTCACTATTTGATTTCCATTGCAGCATCTAATTATGTGCTTTTAGAAAGGAGTTTTACTTATGGTGAAACTGCTAAAATGCCTGTTTTAGATTATGTGTATCCGGAAATAGCCAATGACTCCAGGTTAGCCCCATTTTTGGATGAAACCTTAGAAATGCTAAGCGTGTTTTCTGACGCCTTTGGCGAATACCCATTTATCAAAGAAAAGTATGGCCATGCCATGTTTGGTTTTGGTGGGGGTATGGAACATCAAACGATTAGCTCAATGGGTACGTTTACTTCAAGTTTGATAGCTCATGAACTTGCACATCAGTGGTTTGGAGACAAAGTTACCTGTAAAACCTGGAGAGATATCTGGATTAATGAAGCCTTTGCAGAGTTTGGTTCATACTATTTTGTTGAGAAGTCTGAGGGAAAGGCTGCTTATAATAGCGAGGTAAGTTTGGCCATGAATGGGTCAAAATTTGTAAAAGGAACAGTGGCCATAGAGAACACTAATTCGGTAAACGAGATTTTTAATTTCTCGAAAACATATCAAAAGGGCTCTGTGGTGGTGCACATGTTAAGAGGTGTATTAGGTGATGATGTATTCTTTAAGACACTTAAAGAATTTCAGAATACAGAGTTTTCCTATGGAAACGCAAGCATTGAAGATTTTAAAGCTGTGGCAGAAAGAGTCTCTAGCGAAGATTTGACATACTTTTTTGATGAATGGCTTTTTGGTACTGGTTACCCGAGGTATGTGTTTGGTTGGGAGCAAGCTGAAAATAATACAGCCATGATAAGTATTAGCCATACAGGAACAGAGGACACAGAAACCTTTGCCATGCCTATTGAGTTGAAGTTAAACTTTAAAGATGGCAGTAACCGGATAGAGAAGTTTTTTGTGGATACCAATTTGATGATTTTATCGCTTGATAAGTTAGAAGGAGAGCTGAGTTCCATTGATTTTGACCCAAATAATTTAATTCTAAAAGATTTAAGTCAAGGGGCTTTTGTAAGTGCCCTTAGCACACAGGAGCAGATAAACTTCTCATTATATCCTAATCCAACGGAAGAGCTATTGAGGTTTAGCACTTCTGGTGA
- the frr gene encoding ribosome recycling factor gives MEEIDMILEMAEDSMQKSLRYTSSELKKIRAGKANANMIDGISIEYYGVPTPISQASSVTTPDARTISIRPFEKSLLADIERALINANLGLAPTNDGEFVRLNLPPMTEERRFDLVKKVKVEMETARINVRKVRQESNDELKKLKNDGVSEDAVKIGEDRVQKLTDKYMVKVDEMLAAKEKDIMSV, from the coding sequence ATGGAAGAAATTGATATGATATTGGAAATGGCGGAAGATAGTATGCAAAAATCTTTGCGTTATACTTCGTCAGAATTAAAGAAAATTAGAGCAGGGAAAGCCAATGCTAATATGATTGATGGCATCTCCATAGAATATTATGGCGTACCTACTCCAATTAGTCAGGCGTCTTCTGTGACTACTCCAGATGCTAGAACAATATCCATAAGACCTTTTGAGAAAAGCTTATTAGCTGATATCGAAAGAGCTCTCATAAATGCTAACTTAGGTTTAGCACCTACTAACGACGGCGAGTTTGTAAGGTTGAATCTGCCTCCAATGACGGAAGAAAGAAGATTTGATTTAGTTAAGAAAGTCAAAGTGGAAATGGAAACTGCCAGAATTAACGTAAGAAAGGTTAGGCAGGAGTCAAACGACGAGTTAAAGAAACTGAAAAATGATGGCGTATCTGAAGATGCCGTTAAAATAGGAGAGGATAGAGTTCAAAAACTGACAGATAAGTACATGGTTAAAGTGGACGAGATGTTGGCGGCGAAAGAGAAAGATATAATGAGCGTGTAG